A window of the Miscanthus floridulus cultivar M001 unplaced genomic scaffold, ASM1932011v1 fs_267_3_4, whole genome shotgun sequence genome harbors these coding sequences:
- the LOC136531052 gene encoding DEAD-box ATP-dependent RNA helicase 29-like isoform X2: MARLTPAKSKSTRKPKPSSSPSMGAAAEPDAMSRRRPKREKSAGGGGGSKKSKSGGSKKAKSGGFESMGLCEEVYRGVRHKGYRVPTPIQRKTMPLILAGVDVAAMARTGSGKTAAFLVPMLQRLRRRDPSAGVRALILSPTRDLAMQTLKFCNQLGKFTDLRTSIIVGGDSMESQFEDLSECPDIIIATPGRLMHHLNDVKDMTLRSVEYVVFDEADSLFSMGFAKHLHDILKKLSDTRQTLLFSATLPSALAEFAKAGLRDPHIVRLDLDKKISPDLRLVFFTLRQEEKLAALLYLVRERISSEEQTMIFVSTKHHVEFLNILFREEGLEPSLSYGAMDQEARMIHISKFRARKTMLLIVTDVAARGLDIPLLDNVVNWDFPAKPKLFVHRVGRVARQGRSGTAYTFVTSEDMPYLLDLHLFLSRPLRPAPTEEEILKDMDGINMKIDEAIANGESVYGRFPQTVLDLASDGLKEVISGCTELIALEKPCANAFRLYLKTRAMPSKESIKRVKDLPREGLHPIFRDVVRSDELSALAFSERLKSFRPKQTILEAEGEAAKARNSKGSNQWLDVMKKKREVHEGIINLVHQKSSEDPRPAVEEVDDISNWEKKEVCGKKRKLQSFRDEDYYISSVPQNQHLEAGLTVRDNEGFVENRGVPNAESSRSMRGLGKGVSGKPYPRLCNARRPRLEPGTFRSQAIGCGCS; the protein is encoded by the exons ATGGCTCGCTTAACCCCAGCCAAGTCCAAATCAACCAGGAAGCCCAAGCCCTCCTCCTCACCCTCCATGGGCGCCGCGGCGGAGCCGGACGCGATGTCGCGGCGGCGGCCGAAGCGCGAGAagtcggcgggcggcggcggcggcagcaagaAGTCCAAGTCGGGCGGGAGCAAGAAGGCCAAGTCGGGCGGGTTCGAGTCGATGGGGCTCTGCGAGGAGGTGTACCGCGGGGTGCGCCACAAGGGGTACCGCGTGCCCACGCCGATCCAGCGCAAGACCATGCCGCTCATCCTCGCGGGCGTCGACGTCGCTGCCATGGCCCGCACGGGCTCCGGGAAGACCGCCGCGTTCCTGGTGCCCATGCTGCAGCGCCTCCGCCGCCGCGACCCGAGCGCCGGCGTCCGCGCGCTCATCCTCTCCCCTACCCGCGACCTCGCGATGCAGACGCTCAAGTTCTGCAACCAGCTCGGCAAGTTCACAG ACCTAAGAACCAGCATAATTGTTGGTGGAGATAGCATGGAGAGTCAGTTTGAGGACCTGTCAGAGTGTCCTGATATCATAATTGCCACGCCAGGCAGGCTCATGCACCATTTGAATGATGTCAAGGACATGACTCTTCGATCAGTGGAATATGTTGTGTTTGATGAAGCAGATTCCTTATTCAGCATGGGGTTCGCCAAACATTTGCACGATATTCTGAAGAAGCTAAGTGATACAAGACAAACATTGCTCTTCAgtgccactttgccgagtgcccttgcaGAGTTTGCAAAAGCTGGTCTGCGTGATCCACACATTGTGAGGCTCGACTTGGACAAAAAGATCAGTCCTGATCTCAGGCTTGTGTTCTTCACACTGCGCCAGGAAGAGAAGCTTGCTGCCTTACTGTATTTGGTCAGGGAGCGCATCAGCTCCGAGGAGCAGACAATGATTTTTGTTTCAACCAAGCATCATGTGGAGTTCTTGAATATTTTGTTCAGAGAAGAGGGTTTAGAACCTTCCCTATCCTATGGTGCTATGGATCAGGAAGCTCGTATGATTCATATTTCAAAATTCAGGGCAAGGAAGACCATGCTACTTATTGTGACAGATGTTGCTGCGAGGGGCTTGGATATTCCATTGCTGGATAATGTAGTGAACTGGGACTTTCCTGCAAAGCCTAAGTTATTTGTTCATAGAGTTGGTCGAGTGGCTAGACAAGGTAGAAGTGGAACAGCTTATACATTTGTAACTTCAGAGGACATGCCATATTTGTTGGACCTACATCTTTTCCTTTCAAGGCCTCTTAGACCTGCTCCAACAGAGGAGGAAATCCTAAAAGACATGGACGGTATAAATATGAAAATCGATGAAGCTATTGCAAATGGGGAATCAGTGTATGGGCGATTTCCTCAAACCGTCCTTGATCTTGCCTCTGATGGATTAAAAGAAGTTATTAGTGGATGTACAGAGTTGATAGCATTAGAAAAGCCATGTGCTAATGCTTTCCGGTTGTATCTCAAGACTCGTGCTATGCCTTCAAAAGAATCTATCAAAAGGGTAAAAGATTTGCCTCGTGAGGGTCTTCATCCAATTTTCAGGGATGTTGTCCGGTCAGATGAGCTTTCAGCTCTTGCATTCTCAGAACGCCTGAAATCATTTCG GCCAAAGCAGACTATTTTAGAGGCTGAAGGTGAAGCTGCTAAAGCACGAAATTCTAAG GGTTCTAATCAATGGCTAGATGTGATGAAGAAGAAACGAGAAGTTCATGAGGGGATTATAAATTTAGTTCACCAAAAGAGTTCTGAGGATCCAAGGCCAGCG GTTGAAGAGGTGGATGACATTTCAAATTGGGAGAAAAAAG AAGTTTGTGGCAAGAAACGGAAGTTACAGAGCTTTAGAGATGAGGACTACTACATAAGTTCAGTACCTCAAAACCAA CATTTGGAAGCTGGGTTGACAGTGAGGGACAATGAGGGATTTGTTGAAAATAG GGGCGTACccaatgcagagagctcccgctctatgcggggtctggggaagggtgtcagtggcaagccttaccctcgcctgtgcaatgcgaggagaccgcgactcgaacccgggaccttccggtcacaggcg ATTGGATGCGGCTGTTCTTGA
- the LOC136531052 gene encoding DEAD-box ATP-dependent RNA helicase 29-like isoform X3: MARLTPAKSKSTRKPKPSSSPSMGAAAEPDAMSRRRPKREKSAGGGGGSKKSKSGGSKKAKSGGFESMGLCEEVYRGVRHKGYRVPTPIQRKTMPLILAGVDVAAMARTGSGKTAAFLVPMLQRLRRRDPSAGVRALILSPTRDLAMQTLKFCNQLGKFTDLRTSIIVGGDSMESQFEDLSECPDIIIATPGRLMHHLNDVKDMTLRSVEYVVFDEADSLFSMGFAKHLHDILKKLSDTRQTLLFSATLPSALAEFAKAGLRDPHIVRLDLDKKISPDLRLVFFTLRQEEKLAALLYLVRERISSEEQTMIFVSTKHHVEFLNILFREEGLEPSLSYGAMDQEARMIHISKFRARKTMLLIVTDVAARGLDIPLLDNVVNWDFPAKPKLFVHRVGRVARQGRSGTAYTFVTSEDMPYLLDLHLFLSRPLRPAPTEEEILKDMDGINMKIDEAIANGESVYGRFPQTVLDLASDGLKEVISGCTELIALEKPCANAFRLYLKTRAMPSKESIKRVKDLPREGLHPIFRDVVRSDELSALAFSERLKSFRPKQTILEAEGEAAKARNSKGSNQWLDVMKKKREVHEGIINLVHQKSSEDPRPAVEEVDDISNWEKKEVCGKKRKLQSFRDEDYYISSVPQNQHLEAGLTVRDNEGFVENRELPLYAGSGEGCQWQALPSPVQCEETATRTRDLPVTGDWMRLFLI; the protein is encoded by the exons ATGGCTCGCTTAACCCCAGCCAAGTCCAAATCAACCAGGAAGCCCAAGCCCTCCTCCTCACCCTCCATGGGCGCCGCGGCGGAGCCGGACGCGATGTCGCGGCGGCGGCCGAAGCGCGAGAagtcggcgggcggcggcggcggcagcaagaAGTCCAAGTCGGGCGGGAGCAAGAAGGCCAAGTCGGGCGGGTTCGAGTCGATGGGGCTCTGCGAGGAGGTGTACCGCGGGGTGCGCCACAAGGGGTACCGCGTGCCCACGCCGATCCAGCGCAAGACCATGCCGCTCATCCTCGCGGGCGTCGACGTCGCTGCCATGGCCCGCACGGGCTCCGGGAAGACCGCCGCGTTCCTGGTGCCCATGCTGCAGCGCCTCCGCCGCCGCGACCCGAGCGCCGGCGTCCGCGCGCTCATCCTCTCCCCTACCCGCGACCTCGCGATGCAGACGCTCAAGTTCTGCAACCAGCTCGGCAAGTTCACAG ACCTAAGAACCAGCATAATTGTTGGTGGAGATAGCATGGAGAGTCAGTTTGAGGACCTGTCAGAGTGTCCTGATATCATAATTGCCACGCCAGGCAGGCTCATGCACCATTTGAATGATGTCAAGGACATGACTCTTCGATCAGTGGAATATGTTGTGTTTGATGAAGCAGATTCCTTATTCAGCATGGGGTTCGCCAAACATTTGCACGATATTCTGAAGAAGCTAAGTGATACAAGACAAACATTGCTCTTCAgtgccactttgccgagtgcccttgcaGAGTTTGCAAAAGCTGGTCTGCGTGATCCACACATTGTGAGGCTCGACTTGGACAAAAAGATCAGTCCTGATCTCAGGCTTGTGTTCTTCACACTGCGCCAGGAAGAGAAGCTTGCTGCCTTACTGTATTTGGTCAGGGAGCGCATCAGCTCCGAGGAGCAGACAATGATTTTTGTTTCAACCAAGCATCATGTGGAGTTCTTGAATATTTTGTTCAGAGAAGAGGGTTTAGAACCTTCCCTATCCTATGGTGCTATGGATCAGGAAGCTCGTATGATTCATATTTCAAAATTCAGGGCAAGGAAGACCATGCTACTTATTGTGACAGATGTTGCTGCGAGGGGCTTGGATATTCCATTGCTGGATAATGTAGTGAACTGGGACTTTCCTGCAAAGCCTAAGTTATTTGTTCATAGAGTTGGTCGAGTGGCTAGACAAGGTAGAAGTGGAACAGCTTATACATTTGTAACTTCAGAGGACATGCCATATTTGTTGGACCTACATCTTTTCCTTTCAAGGCCTCTTAGACCTGCTCCAACAGAGGAGGAAATCCTAAAAGACATGGACGGTATAAATATGAAAATCGATGAAGCTATTGCAAATGGGGAATCAGTGTATGGGCGATTTCCTCAAACCGTCCTTGATCTTGCCTCTGATGGATTAAAAGAAGTTATTAGTGGATGTACAGAGTTGATAGCATTAGAAAAGCCATGTGCTAATGCTTTCCGGTTGTATCTCAAGACTCGTGCTATGCCTTCAAAAGAATCTATCAAAAGGGTAAAAGATTTGCCTCGTGAGGGTCTTCATCCAATTTTCAGGGATGTTGTCCGGTCAGATGAGCTTTCAGCTCTTGCATTCTCAGAACGCCTGAAATCATTTCG GCCAAAGCAGACTATTTTAGAGGCTGAAGGTGAAGCTGCTAAAGCACGAAATTCTAAG GGTTCTAATCAATGGCTAGATGTGATGAAGAAGAAACGAGAAGTTCATGAGGGGATTATAAATTTAGTTCACCAAAAGAGTTCTGAGGATCCAAGGCCAGCG GTTGAAGAGGTGGATGACATTTCAAATTGGGAGAAAAAAG AAGTTTGTGGCAAGAAACGGAAGTTACAGAGCTTTAGAGATGAGGACTACTACATAAGTTCAGTACCTCAAAACCAA CATTTGGAAGCTGGGTTGACAGTGAGGGACAATGAGGGATTTGTTGAAAATAG agagctcccgctctatgcggggtctggggaagggtgtcagtggcaagccttaccctcgcctgtgcaatgcgaggagaccgcgactcgaacccgggaccttccggtcacaggcg ATTGGATGCGGCTGTTCTTGATTTAG
- the LOC136531052 gene encoding DEAD-box ATP-dependent RNA helicase 29-like isoform X1 yields MARLTPAKSKSTRKPKPSSSPSMGAAAEPDAMSRRRPKREKSAGGGGGSKKSKSGGSKKAKSGGFESMGLCEEVYRGVRHKGYRVPTPIQRKTMPLILAGVDVAAMARTGSGKTAAFLVPMLQRLRRRDPSAGVRALILSPTRDLAMQTLKFCNQLGKFTDLRTSIIVGGDSMESQFEDLSECPDIIIATPGRLMHHLNDVKDMTLRSVEYVVFDEADSLFSMGFAKHLHDILKKLSDTRQTLLFSATLPSALAEFAKAGLRDPHIVRLDLDKKISPDLRLVFFTLRQEEKLAALLYLVRERISSEEQTMIFVSTKHHVEFLNILFREEGLEPSLSYGAMDQEARMIHISKFRARKTMLLIVTDVAARGLDIPLLDNVVNWDFPAKPKLFVHRVGRVARQGRSGTAYTFVTSEDMPYLLDLHLFLSRPLRPAPTEEEILKDMDGINMKIDEAIANGESVYGRFPQTVLDLASDGLKEVISGCTELIALEKPCANAFRLYLKTRAMPSKESIKRVKDLPREGLHPIFRDVVRSDELSALAFSERLKSFRPKQTILEAEGEAAKARNSKGSNQWLDVMKKKREVHEGIINLVHQKSSEDPRPAVEEVDDISNWEKKEVCGKKRKLQSFRDEDYYISSVPQNQHLEAGLTVRDNEGFVENRLDAAVLDLVDDEASGMQAQKTRYHWMKNKFVKLNAGDRVTATGKIKTEGGAKIKASATGMYKRWQQRTHKSVNIGGKSGNFAEEGTSSSGGYQRGNKKHFAGHGRRSIPNANVPSEIRNPEQMQKSRQQKAMEITRLKNKSAKDGKFQNKFQKNRRPDGNGKGRGSGKGTGKGFSKGAGGKGGKGKGKVKGKGGR; encoded by the exons ATGGCTCGCTTAACCCCAGCCAAGTCCAAATCAACCAGGAAGCCCAAGCCCTCCTCCTCACCCTCCATGGGCGCCGCGGCGGAGCCGGACGCGATGTCGCGGCGGCGGCCGAAGCGCGAGAagtcggcgggcggcggcggcggcagcaagaAGTCCAAGTCGGGCGGGAGCAAGAAGGCCAAGTCGGGCGGGTTCGAGTCGATGGGGCTCTGCGAGGAGGTGTACCGCGGGGTGCGCCACAAGGGGTACCGCGTGCCCACGCCGATCCAGCGCAAGACCATGCCGCTCATCCTCGCGGGCGTCGACGTCGCTGCCATGGCCCGCACGGGCTCCGGGAAGACCGCCGCGTTCCTGGTGCCCATGCTGCAGCGCCTCCGCCGCCGCGACCCGAGCGCCGGCGTCCGCGCGCTCATCCTCTCCCCTACCCGCGACCTCGCGATGCAGACGCTCAAGTTCTGCAACCAGCTCGGCAAGTTCACAG ACCTAAGAACCAGCATAATTGTTGGTGGAGATAGCATGGAGAGTCAGTTTGAGGACCTGTCAGAGTGTCCTGATATCATAATTGCCACGCCAGGCAGGCTCATGCACCATTTGAATGATGTCAAGGACATGACTCTTCGATCAGTGGAATATGTTGTGTTTGATGAAGCAGATTCCTTATTCAGCATGGGGTTCGCCAAACATTTGCACGATATTCTGAAGAAGCTAAGTGATACAAGACAAACATTGCTCTTCAgtgccactttgccgagtgcccttgcaGAGTTTGCAAAAGCTGGTCTGCGTGATCCACACATTGTGAGGCTCGACTTGGACAAAAAGATCAGTCCTGATCTCAGGCTTGTGTTCTTCACACTGCGCCAGGAAGAGAAGCTTGCTGCCTTACTGTATTTGGTCAGGGAGCGCATCAGCTCCGAGGAGCAGACAATGATTTTTGTTTCAACCAAGCATCATGTGGAGTTCTTGAATATTTTGTTCAGAGAAGAGGGTTTAGAACCTTCCCTATCCTATGGTGCTATGGATCAGGAAGCTCGTATGATTCATATTTCAAAATTCAGGGCAAGGAAGACCATGCTACTTATTGTGACAGATGTTGCTGCGAGGGGCTTGGATATTCCATTGCTGGATAATGTAGTGAACTGGGACTTTCCTGCAAAGCCTAAGTTATTTGTTCATAGAGTTGGTCGAGTGGCTAGACAAGGTAGAAGTGGAACAGCTTATACATTTGTAACTTCAGAGGACATGCCATATTTGTTGGACCTACATCTTTTCCTTTCAAGGCCTCTTAGACCTGCTCCAACAGAGGAGGAAATCCTAAAAGACATGGACGGTATAAATATGAAAATCGATGAAGCTATTGCAAATGGGGAATCAGTGTATGGGCGATTTCCTCAAACCGTCCTTGATCTTGCCTCTGATGGATTAAAAGAAGTTATTAGTGGATGTACAGAGTTGATAGCATTAGAAAAGCCATGTGCTAATGCTTTCCGGTTGTATCTCAAGACTCGTGCTATGCCTTCAAAAGAATCTATCAAAAGGGTAAAAGATTTGCCTCGTGAGGGTCTTCATCCAATTTTCAGGGATGTTGTCCGGTCAGATGAGCTTTCAGCTCTTGCATTCTCAGAACGCCTGAAATCATTTCG GCCAAAGCAGACTATTTTAGAGGCTGAAGGTGAAGCTGCTAAAGCACGAAATTCTAAG GGTTCTAATCAATGGCTAGATGTGATGAAGAAGAAACGAGAAGTTCATGAGGGGATTATAAATTTAGTTCACCAAAAGAGTTCTGAGGATCCAAGGCCAGCG GTTGAAGAGGTGGATGACATTTCAAATTGGGAGAAAAAAG AAGTTTGTGGCAAGAAACGGAAGTTACAGAGCTTTAGAGATGAGGACTACTACATAAGTTCAGTACCTCAAAACCAA CATTTGGAAGCTGGGTTGACAGTGAGGGACAATGAGGGATTTGTTGAAAATAG ATTGGATGCGGCTGTTCTTGATTTAGTTGATGATGAAGCTTCTGGTATGCAAGCACAGAAAACTCGATATCACTGGATGAAG AACAAATTTGTCAAGTTGAATGCAGGGGATCGTGTCACTGCTACAGGAAAG ATTAAAACGGAAGGTGGTGCAAAGATAAAGGCATCGGCTACAGGGATGTATAAGAGATGGCAGCAGAGGACACATAAATCAGTCAATATTGGTGGGAAATCTGGCAACTTTGCAGAAGAGGGCACATCCAGTTCAG GCGGTTATCAGAGAGGCAACAAGAAGCATTTCGCGGGCCATGGCCGCAGGTCTATACCAAATGCCAACGTGCCTTCTGAAATAAGGAACCCCGAGCAAATGCAGAAGAGCAGGCAGCAGAAGGCAATGGAAATCACGCGGTTGAAGAACAAATCCGCGAAGGACGGCAAATTCCAGAACAAGTTCCAGAAGAACAGGCGGCCCGATGGGAACGGGAAAGGGAGGGGTAGCGGGAAAGGGACCGGAAAAGGGTTCAGCAAAGGGGCTGGTGGCAAAGGAGGGAAAGGTAAGGGCAAGGTGAAAGGGAAGGGCGGGAGGTGA